A DNA window from Amycolatopsis sp. DSM 110486 contains the following coding sequences:
- a CDS encoding TetR/AcrR family transcriptional regulator, with amino-acid sequence MTGSERRQQLLLVARALFAEKGFDGTSVEEIASRANVSKPVVYEHFGGKEGIYAVVVDRETQLLLDRMVNTLHGGHPRVMLEQAAIALLSYVEDSHDGFRILVRDSPVASSTGTFSTVLNDIAGQVEHILAQQFAARGYEEKLSALYAQALVGMVALTGQWWLDARKPKRDEVAAHLVNLAWNGLSHLEHKPRLLG; translated from the coding sequence ATGACGGGCAGCGAGCGCCGGCAACAGCTGCTCCTCGTCGCGCGCGCGTTGTTCGCGGAGAAGGGCTTCGACGGCACCTCGGTGGAAGAGATCGCCTCCCGCGCGAACGTCTCGAAACCCGTCGTCTACGAACACTTCGGCGGCAAGGAAGGCATCTACGCGGTCGTCGTGGACCGCGAAACGCAGCTCCTGCTCGACCGCATGGTCAACACCCTCCACGGCGGCCACCCGCGCGTCATGCTCGAACAAGCGGCGATCGCCCTGCTCAGCTACGTCGAGGACTCCCACGACGGCTTCCGCATCCTCGTCCGCGACTCCCCGGTGGCCAGCTCCACGGGCACCTTCTCCACCGTGCTGAACGACATCGCGGGCCAGGTCGAACACATCCTCGCCCAGCAATTCGCGGCGCGCGGGTACGAGGAGAAACTGTCGGCGCTGTACGCGCAGGCTTTGGTGGGGATGGTGGCGTTGACGGGCCAGTGGTGGCTGGACGCGCGCAAGCCGAAGCGGGATGAGGTGGCGGCGCATCTGGTGAACTTGGCTTGGAACGGGTTGTCGCATTTGGAGCACAAGCCGAGGTTGCTGGGCTGA
- a CDS encoding isochorismatase family protein, with protein sequence MTEIDPASTALVLVDFQERIVAMPTTPFAGPEAAANAVRLRDAFSEAGAQIVIIQAMRPGSEGAPGSDVIPELKPRNGEKLVVKATIGGFYNTDLHAHLRDAGVRTVVFGGIATEFGVESTLRAAADHGYAVIAVSDAMTGLSDVSHESSTTKIFPRLGTVLTTTETLAALG encoded by the coding sequence ATGACTGAGATCGACCCCGCGTCGACGGCGCTCGTGCTCGTCGACTTCCAGGAGCGCATCGTCGCGATGCCGACGACGCCGTTCGCCGGGCCCGAGGCCGCCGCCAACGCCGTGCGCCTGCGCGACGCGTTTTCCGAAGCCGGCGCGCAGATCGTGATCATCCAGGCGATGCGCCCGGGCTCCGAGGGCGCGCCGGGCAGCGACGTGATCCCGGAGCTGAAGCCGCGCAACGGCGAAAAGCTCGTGGTCAAGGCCACGATCGGCGGCTTCTACAACACCGATCTCCACGCGCACCTGCGCGACGCGGGCGTGCGCACCGTCGTGTTCGGCGGCATCGCGACGGAGTTCGGCGTGGAGTCGACGCTACGCGCCGCCGCGGACCACGGGTACGCCGTGATCGCCGTGTCCGACGCGATGACGGGCCTTTCGGACGTGTCACACGAATCGTCCACCACGAAGATCTTCCCGCGGCTCGGCACGGTGCTCACCACGACCGAAACCCTAGCGGCGCTGGGATGA
- a CDS encoding NUDIX domain-containing protein, translating to MIDKLAWLHVVDGRVLAAVSSGKDTWYLPGGKREPGESDAEALVREIAEELTVALDPSSLAPAGVWEAQADGRSAGTVVRMTCYTGTFSGTLAASSEIAAFDWLGFEDRPRVSAVVQLIFDDLHARGVL from the coding sequence ATGATCGACAAACTCGCGTGGCTGCACGTGGTGGACGGCCGCGTGCTCGCGGCGGTGTCTTCGGGCAAGGACACGTGGTACCTGCCGGGCGGCAAGCGCGAGCCGGGCGAGTCGGACGCCGAGGCGCTGGTGCGGGAGATCGCGGAGGAGCTGACGGTCGCGCTGGACCCGTCGTCGCTCGCGCCCGCCGGCGTGTGGGAGGCGCAGGCGGACGGGCGCTCGGCGGGCACGGTGGTGCGGATGACCTGTTACACCGGCACGTTTTCCGGCACCTTGGCGGCTTCGAGCGAGATCGCCGCCTTCGATTGGCTGGGTTTCGAGGACCGTCCCCGGGTGTCCGCGGTGGTACAGCTCATCTTCGACGACCTGCACGCGCGCGGCGTGCTCTAG
- a CDS encoding zinc-binding alcohol dehydrogenase family protein — protein MRAATLTAFGSPLVVGEVPDPPDGEVLVEVLATIVPPYAAEVFSGERRYPLEPPVVPGIGGIGRVRRVGTDATKLTPGDLVWCDSTVRARDDALTPDITLQGWSSRGEGGARLSRYFHDGAFAELMRVPTENVHPLPADVDPVRWAALGVHVIPYGGLLAGGLAAGETVLVSGATGNLGSCAVAVALAMGAGRVVAPGRNRAVLDLLADRFGTRVRPVELCGDADTDRAAMGANGPVDLVLDLLPPRAPASVARAAAITVREHGRVVLMGGVGMLGGADLSLPYPWLMRNSVTVRGQWMYPRAANVGIIRLVASGALDLAPERVTRFGLAEVDKAVAHSAASGGAFSRTVLTPMA, from the coding sequence GTGCGCGCAGCCACCCTGACCGCTTTCGGTTCCCCGCTCGTCGTCGGCGAGGTGCCCGATCCGCCGGACGGCGAAGTGCTCGTCGAGGTCCTCGCGACGATCGTGCCCCCGTACGCCGCCGAAGTGTTCAGCGGTGAACGGCGGTATCCGCTCGAACCGCCCGTGGTGCCCGGCATCGGGGGGATCGGGCGGGTGCGACGCGTCGGGACGGACGCGACCAAACTGACTCCGGGTGACCTCGTGTGGTGCGATTCGACCGTTCGCGCCCGCGACGATGCCCTCACCCCCGACATCACGCTGCAGGGCTGGAGCTCCCGCGGAGAGGGCGGCGCGCGCCTGTCGCGGTACTTCCACGACGGCGCGTTCGCCGAGCTCATGCGCGTGCCCACTGAAAACGTCCATCCGCTGCCCGCCGACGTGGATCCCGTGCGGTGGGCGGCGCTGGGCGTGCACGTGATCCCGTATGGCGGCCTGCTCGCGGGCGGGCTCGCGGCCGGAGAGACGGTGCTGGTCAGCGGCGCGACCGGCAATCTGGGCAGCTGCGCGGTGGCCGTGGCCCTGGCGATGGGTGCCGGCCGCGTCGTGGCGCCGGGCCGCAACCGGGCGGTGCTCGACCTGCTGGCCGACCGGTTCGGCACGCGCGTGCGGCCGGTCGAGCTCTGCGGCGACGCCGACACGGACCGTGCCGCGATGGGCGCGAACGGTCCCGTCGACCTCGTGCTCGACCTGCTCCCGCCGCGGGCCCCGGCGTCCGTCGCCCGCGCCGCCGCGATAACCGTGCGCGAACACGGCCGCGTGGTGCTGATGGGCGGTGTCGGCATGCTCGGTGGCGCGGATCTGTCCCTGCCGTACCCGTGGCTGATGCGGAACTCGGTGACGGTGCGGGGCCAATGGATGTACCCGCGCGCGGCCAACGTCGGGATCATCCGCCTTGTCGCGTCGGGTGCGCTCGACCTGGCACCGGAGCGGGTGACGCGGTTCGGATTGGCCGAGGTCGACAAGGCTGTCGCGCACTCCGCCGCTTCGGGCGGCGCCTTCTCACGAACGGTGCTCACTCCGATGGCGTGA
- a CDS encoding response regulator transcription factor — MTSVLICDDQELVRVGLRMIVDSQPDLDVVAEAGDGEEAVRIARERRPDLVLMDVRMPVLDGVAATERICAALPDVRVLVITTFDLDEYAYSALRAGASGFLVKDAPSDEMLVAIRGVLRGDAMVSPSVTRRLLDRYLAGRPVESAELDSLTEREKDVLGLIARGLSNGEIAGKLFIGETTVKTHVGRVLAKLGLRDRVHAVVFAYESGLVRPGD, encoded by the coding sequence ATGACGTCCGTGCTGATCTGCGACGACCAGGAGCTGGTGCGCGTCGGGTTGCGGATGATCGTGGACAGCCAGCCGGACCTCGACGTCGTCGCGGAGGCGGGCGACGGCGAGGAGGCCGTGCGGATCGCCCGCGAACGACGACCTGACCTGGTGCTGATGGACGTGCGCATGCCGGTGCTCGACGGCGTCGCCGCGACCGAGCGCATCTGCGCCGCTCTGCCGGACGTGCGGGTGCTGGTGATCACGACGTTCGACCTCGACGAATACGCCTACTCGGCCCTGCGCGCCGGCGCGAGCGGGTTCCTGGTGAAGGACGCGCCGTCGGACGAGATGCTGGTGGCCATCCGCGGCGTGCTGCGCGGCGACGCGATGGTGTCGCCGTCGGTCACGCGGCGGCTGCTCGACCGCTACCTGGCCGGGCGGCCCGTCGAGTCGGCGGAGCTGGATTCGCTCACCGAGCGGGAGAAGGACGTGCTCGGACTGATCGCGCGCGGGCTGTCGAACGGCGAGATCGCGGGCAAGCTGTTCATCGGCGAGACGACGGTGAAGACCCACGTCGGGCGCGTCCTCGCCAAGCTGGGCCTGCGCGACCGGGTGCACGCGGTGGTGTTCGCGTACGAGTCGGGGCTGGTCCGGCCCGGCGATTGA
- a CDS encoding class I SAM-dependent methyltransferase encodes MSITTEFFRHPMLTGAVAASSGFLATAMTRGLGLEGASSVVELGPGTGVFTSAVLALLPASASFTAVEINPRLASSLRSRFPSVSVVSGTASSVGSLGLAPPDVVISGLPWTAMPSSRQQEILDSTCSILSPRGCFTTFAYAHTAWTPPARRFARLLRSRFFVVERTPVVWRNLPPAYVYRAALPVSAGVSRERSAAPAS; translated from the coding sequence ATGTCGATCACCACGGAGTTCTTCCGGCACCCCATGCTGACGGGTGCTGTCGCGGCGAGTTCGGGGTTCTTGGCCACGGCCATGACCCGAGGCCTGGGTCTCGAGGGCGCGTCTTCGGTCGTCGAGCTGGGGCCGGGGACGGGGGTGTTCACGTCGGCGGTGCTGGCGTTGCTGCCGGCGTCTGCGTCCTTCACGGCTGTGGAGATCAATCCCCGGCTGGCCTCTTCGCTGCGTTCGCGGTTCCCCTCGGTCTCGGTGGTGTCCGGCACGGCTTCCTCGGTGGGTTCCCTGGGGCTGGCCCCACCGGACGTCGTGATCTCCGGCCTGCCCTGGACCGCCATGCCGTCTTCGCGACAGCAGGAGATTTTGGACTCGACCTGCTCGATCCTGTCCCCGCGCGGCTGCTTCACGACGTTCGCCTACGCGCACACCGCCTGGACACCGCCGGCCCGCCGCTTCGCCCGCCTGCTGCGCAGCCGCTTCTTCGTGGTCGAGCGGACTCCAGTGGTGTGGCGGAACTTGCCGCCGGCGTACGTGTATCGGGCCGCTTTGCCGGTTTCCGCTGGGGTTTCCCGTGAACGCTCTGCTGCACCCGCTTCTTGA
- a CDS encoding SDR family oxidoreductase — protein sequence MNREVVVTGGGTGIGYAIAAAFARAGDRVTITGRRESVLAEAAALLGAKAVAFDAGDHEAVEAALPALPERVEVLVNNAGGNTDFLRDDNIDLATLNTAWTANFRANVFTAALVTAGLRDRIADNGRIITIGSISAHTGAGSYGWAKAAVEAWNSDVARVLGPRRITANVVAPGLIVDTEFFHGKLTDERRGRLVATTMNKREGRPEDIAEVVEFLAGPGAGHVTGQVVHVNGGAYQGS from the coding sequence ATGAACCGGGAAGTAGTGGTCACCGGCGGTGGCACGGGAATCGGCTACGCCATCGCGGCGGCGTTCGCGCGCGCCGGCGACCGCGTGACGATCACCGGCCGCCGCGAGAGCGTGCTCGCCGAGGCCGCGGCGCTGCTCGGTGCGAAGGCGGTCGCGTTCGACGCCGGCGATCACGAGGCCGTCGAGGCGGCCTTGCCGGCCTTGCCGGAACGCGTTGAGGTATTGGTGAACAACGCCGGCGGTAACACCGATTTCCTCCGCGACGACAACATCGACCTCGCCACCCTGAACACCGCCTGGACGGCCAATTTCCGCGCCAATGTCTTCACCGCCGCGTTGGTCACGGCGGGTTTGCGCGACCGTATCGCCGACAACGGCCGAATCATCACCATCGGGTCCATCTCCGCACACACTGGCGCCGGTTCGTACGGCTGGGCCAAGGCCGCCGTCGAGGCGTGGAACTCGGATGTCGCCAGGGTTCTGGGGCCGCGGCGAATCACCGCGAACGTGGTCGCGCCCGGCCTGATCGTGGACACGGAATTCTTCCACGGCAAGCTCACCGACGAACGCCGCGGCCGGCTGGTCGCCACCACGATGAACAAACGAGAGGGCCGTCCGGAAGACATCGCGGAAGTCGTGGAGTTCCTCGCCGGTCCCGGCGCGGGCCACGTGACGGGTCAGGTCGTCCACGTCAACGGCGGCGCCTACCAGGGCTCTTAA
- a CDS encoding sorbosone dehydrogenase family protein yields the protein MRLPGVVLLASVAVLTAACSGAASAPPPLTSAPSAASATGFRVEEVAGGLEHGWDVGFLPDGSLLVPQRPGKLALIRGGRTTEVRADFSDVLVQGEGGLMGMVLAADFASSREFTTCQTHQEGGRAVDVRLVTWRLAPDGASASKVRDLLTGLPVNPSGRHSGCRPTLAPDGALLVGTGDTARSTIAQDRHSLGGKVLRINAKTGEALPDNPFYASTDPRERRIYTYGHRNIQGVAIRPGTGQVLTSEHGPTFDDEVNLIRRGANYGWDPSKGGTDSSYDESVPMTDLTRFPDAVRPLWTSGEITEATSGDAFLTGPQWGANEGALAVVALKGQKLLLLHLDAAANVTSVTLPPEFDDRFGRLRAVRSSPDGALYVTTSNGSDDKLLRVTPGT from the coding sequence ATGCGCCTGCCCGGAGTCGTGCTGCTCGCGTCAGTCGCGGTGCTTACTGCCGCCTGTTCGGGGGCGGCGAGTGCGCCGCCGCCGTTGACGAGCGCGCCTTCGGCGGCGTCCGCCACCGGGTTTCGCGTCGAGGAGGTGGCGGGCGGGCTCGAGCACGGGTGGGACGTCGGGTTCCTGCCGGACGGTTCACTGCTGGTGCCGCAGCGGCCGGGCAAGCTGGCGTTGATCCGGGGTGGGCGGACCACTGAGGTGCGCGCCGATTTCTCCGACGTCCTCGTGCAGGGTGAGGGCGGGCTGATGGGGATGGTGCTCGCGGCGGATTTCGCTTCGTCGCGGGAGTTCACGACGTGCCAGACGCATCAGGAGGGCGGCCGGGCAGTCGACGTCCGGCTGGTCACGTGGCGGCTCGCGCCCGATGGGGCCAGTGCGTCGAAGGTGCGGGACCTGCTGACGGGACTGCCGGTGAACCCCAGCGGCCGGCATTCCGGCTGCCGGCCGACGCTGGCTCCGGACGGCGCGCTGCTCGTCGGGACCGGGGACACGGCGCGGTCGACGATCGCGCAGGACCGGCACAGCCTGGGCGGGAAAGTGCTGCGGATCAACGCGAAGACCGGGGAAGCGTTGCCGGACAACCCTTTCTATGCTTCGACGGATCCGCGTGAGCGGCGGATTTACACCTACGGGCACCGCAACATCCAGGGCGTCGCGATCCGGCCCGGGACCGGGCAGGTGCTGACTTCCGAGCACGGGCCGACGTTCGACGACGAGGTGAACTTGATCCGGCGCGGCGCCAACTACGGATGGGATCCGTCGAAGGGCGGGACGGATTCTTCGTACGACGAGAGCGTGCCGATGACGGACCTCACGCGGTTCCCCGACGCGGTCCGTCCACTCTGGACTTCCGGGGAGATCACCGAGGCGACCTCCGGTGACGCGTTCCTGACCGGACCTCAGTGGGGTGCCAATGAAGGCGCGTTGGCCGTGGTGGCGTTGAAGGGGCAGAAACTGTTGCTACTGCACCTGGATGCCGCGGCGAATGTCACTTCGGTGACGCTGCCGCCGGAATTCGACGACCGGTTCGGGCGGTTGCGCGCCGTCCGTTCGTCGCCGGACGGTGCGCTTTACGTGACCACCTCGAACGGATCGGATGACAAATTGCTCCGCGTCACCCCGGGCACTTAA
- a CDS encoding sensor histidine kinase — MWVRRQRWTLDLPLYAVFVLLGPNIAAGDWSLRLVPLAFLLPLLVRRRWPRTTAVLIIAGVVAVYTNEVWAFDRGRSELAMAVVLFTLVKKGDRRFAAVIAAAVLGLDWMWGATWGVATQYPTLTIVGVLPLHIAAWALGEFFRAKEQLTDEERLRADLAVSERQAQARAADAEERTRIARELHDVLAHSMSVIVLNAEGAKLARHQDPDAVDRTLDTISRTGRGALAELRRLLEVMHAGEPARTPQPTLDELRTLVEQSGRDVELEVTGDATDLPTGAALQAYRIVQEALTNMLKHAPVDASARVRVEFTRTEVLVEVTNTGGREPVAAGLPSSGRGLAGMAQRVELYRGKLETGPLPDGGFRVLATLRTGAAR; from the coding sequence ATGTGGGTACGCAGGCAGCGCTGGACGCTGGACCTGCCGCTATACGCCGTCTTCGTGCTGCTCGGGCCGAACATCGCGGCCGGCGACTGGTCCCTGCGCCTGGTGCCGCTGGCGTTCCTGCTGCCGTTGCTCGTGCGACGGCGGTGGCCGCGGACGACGGCGGTGCTGATCATCGCCGGGGTGGTGGCCGTCTACACGAACGAGGTGTGGGCGTTCGACCGCGGACGCAGTGAGCTGGCGATGGCGGTGGTGCTGTTCACGCTGGTCAAGAAGGGTGACCGCCGGTTCGCGGCGGTCATCGCGGCGGCCGTGCTGGGCCTCGACTGGATGTGGGGGGCCACGTGGGGCGTCGCCACGCAGTACCCCACGTTGACGATCGTCGGGGTGCTGCCGCTGCATATCGCGGCGTGGGCGCTCGGCGAGTTCTTCCGCGCGAAGGAGCAGCTGACCGACGAAGAACGGCTGCGCGCTGACCTCGCGGTGTCGGAGCGGCAGGCGCAGGCACGCGCGGCCGACGCGGAAGAGCGCACGCGCATCGCGCGCGAGCTGCACGACGTGCTCGCCCACAGCATGAGCGTGATCGTGCTCAACGCGGAGGGCGCGAAGCTCGCGCGGCACCAGGACCCGGACGCCGTGGACCGCACGCTCGACACCATCAGCCGCACCGGGCGCGGGGCGCTCGCGGAGCTGCGGCGGCTGCTCGAGGTGATGCACGCCGGCGAGCCCGCGCGCACGCCGCAGCCGACACTCGACGAGCTGCGCACTCTCGTGGAACAGTCCGGGCGCGACGTCGAGCTCGAGGTGACCGGTGATGCCACCGACCTGCCCACGGGCGCCGCGCTGCAGGCGTACCGGATCGTCCAGGAGGCGCTGACCAACATGCTCAAACACGCTCCCGTCGACGCGTCCGCCCGGGTGCGCGTGGAGTTCACGCGCACCGAAGTGCTGGTCGAGGTGACGAACACCGGGGGCCGCGAGCCCGTGGCGGCCGGGCTGCCGTCGTCGGGGCGCGGGCTGGCCGGGATGGCGCAGCGCGTGGAGCTCTACCGCGGCAAGCTCGAGACGGGCCCGCTGCCCGACGGCGGGTTCCGCGTGCTCGCGACGCTGCGGACAGGCGCGGCGCGATGA
- a CDS encoding nuclear transport factor 2 family protein: protein MKTFREAVETKDLDAAIALFAEDAVFRSPAVHRPYQGREQVAAILRAAFAVFEDFGYQRELKDDHGHALVFTARVGDREVEGCDFLRTNGAGEIDELVVMVRPLSGLNALAAAMQKQLGDS, encoded by the coding sequence ATGAAGACTTTCCGGGAAGCCGTCGAGACCAAAGACCTCGACGCCGCCATCGCGTTGTTCGCCGAGGACGCCGTGTTCCGCAGTCCCGCCGTGCACCGGCCCTACCAGGGGCGCGAGCAGGTCGCGGCGATCCTGCGCGCGGCGTTCGCGGTGTTCGAGGACTTCGGCTACCAGCGGGAACTGAAAGACGACCACGGCCACGCCCTCGTCTTCACCGCGCGCGTCGGCGACCGTGAAGTGGAGGGCTGCGACTTCTTGCGCACCAACGGAGCCGGCGAGATCGACGAGCTCGTCGTCATGGTGCGCCCGCTGTCGGGGCTCAACGCGCTGGCCGCGGCGATGCAGAAGCAGCTCGGCGACAGCTAG